One window of the Marmota flaviventris isolate mMarFla1 chromosome 2, mMarFla1.hap1, whole genome shotgun sequence genome contains the following:
- the Ccn5 gene encoding CCN family member 5 produces MRGTAQTQLLAFSLLCLLSKVCAQLCPTPCACPWPPPRCPLGVPLVLDGCGCCRVCARRLGEPCDHLHVCDSSQGLLCQPGTGPGGPGAVCLLGEDHGGCELNGRLYQDGETFQPHCRVLCRCEDGGLTCLPLCSEDIRLPSWDCPRPRRVEVPGKCCPEWVCDQAAGRAVQPLQGQGPQFSGLVAPAPPGIPCPEWSTAWGPCSTTCGLGVATRVSNQNAFCQLETQRRLCLPGPCLPAGSRRPRNTAF; encoded by the exons ATGAGAGGCACAGCACAGACCCAGCTCCTGgccttctccctcctctgcctgctCTCAAAG GTGTGTGCCCAGCTGTGCCCGACACCTTGTGCCTGTCCCTGGCCACCACCCCGATGCCCGCTGGGGGTGCCCTTAGTGCTGGATGGCTGTGGCTGCTGCCGGGTCTGTGCACGGCGCCTGGGGGAGCCCTGCGACCACCTCCACGTCTGCGACTCCAGccagggcctgctctgccagCCTGGAACGGGCCCCGGTGGCCCAGGGGCAGTGTGCCTCT TGGGAGAGGACCACGGGGGCTGCGAGCTGAACGGCCGCCTCTACCAGGACGGGGAGACCTTCCAGCCGCATTGCAGGGTCCTGTGCCGCTGTGAGGACGGCGGCCTCACCTGCCTGCCGCTGTGCAGCGAGGACATCCGCCTGCCCAGCTGGGACTGCCCGCGCCCCAGGAGGGTGGAGGTCCCTGGCAAATGCTGCCCCGAGTGGGTGTGTGACCAGGCGGCCGGGCGGGCCGTCCAGCCCCTCCAGGGCCAAG GACCCCAGTTTTCTGGCCTCGTGGCTCCTGCACCCCCTGGCATCCCCTGCCCAGAATGGAGCACAGCCTGGGGCCCCTGCTCCACCACGTGTGGGCTAGGGGTGGCCACCCGAGTGTCCAACCAGAACGCCTTCTGCCAACTGGAGACCCAGCGCCGCCTCTGCCTGCCGGGGCCCTGCCTGCCTGCTGGGAGCCGCCGACCCCGGAACACCGCCTTCTAG